The Deinococcus deserti VCD115 region GCGCCGAATGCAGCTCGGTCAGCAGACCAGCCGCCGAGGCGGTATTCAGCAGGTGGCCTTCACCCCGCTCCAGCATGTGAGGCAGCACGTGGCGTGCGGCCCAGACGTGGCTCATGAGGTTGACCCGCTGGATCAGGTCCCAGTGACGGTCTTCAGTCTCCGGGCCTTCTCCGATGGCAATTCCGGCGTTGGAGCAGAACAGGTCAATGCGGCCCTCGGTGGCCAGCACGTCCTTGATCAGCCCCTGGACTCCTGCCTCCTGGGCCACGTCGGCCGGTACGAAGCGGGCACCAATGTCAGCGGCCTTCTGCGCGCCGAGCCCCTCATTGCGGTCAGACGCCACGACCGTGGCGCCCTCGGCCACGAAACGGGTGGCCAGCGCGAGCCCGATGCCTGAGGCCGCGCCCGTCACCACGATCACCTTGTTGTGAAAGTCCATGTCTTACTCCCCCTGGGTGTACTTGTCCGGGAACGCCTCGCGTCCCGCCAGCTGCTCTTGAGTCTGCTGAGCCAGCATGCGCACCCGGCCCAGCCAGCGGTCGTGGGTGTTGGCGCGGGACTGGAACGCCTTGAGGGTCATCGGGTGGGTGGTGATCAGGAACTGTCCCTGCTGCAGTCCATCCAGTGCCGCGTGGGCGACCTCATCTGCGCTGATCGCCGCTTCCTGCAGGTGCGGCGCGTTCTCGATGAGGGGGGTCTGCACCCACTCGGGGCACAGCGCCGACACCCTGATGCCGCGGTCACCGTAGGTGATGGCCAGCCACTCGGCAAAAGCCATCGCCTCATGTTTGGTCACGGCGTAGGGAGCGGAATGAACCTCAGTCAGCAGACCGGCAGCGGAAACGGTGTTCAGGAGCGTTCCCTCTCCGCGCTCCAGCATGTGAGGCAACAGGTGACGGGCGGCCCACACGTGGCTCATGAAATTGACCCGCCAGCTCAGATCCCACAGCCGGTCGAGCGGTTCCAGGCCGTTGCCCACAGCAATTCCGGCGTTGGAGCAGAACACGTCGATGCGGCCCTCGGCGGCCAGCACGTCCTCGATCAGCCCCTGGACTCCTGCTTCCTGTCCCACATCGGCAGGTACGAAGCGGGCGCCGAGTTCTGCGGCTTTTGCTGCGCCCTGCTCGGCATTCAGGTCAGAAGCGACGACCACTGCTCCTTCAGCAGCAAATTGAGTCGCCAGTGCCAGCCCGATGCCGGATGCTGAACCCGTGACCACCACCACGCGGTTCTGAAAGGCCATGTCAGCCCCTCCGCATGCTCACGCCATGGCGCCGCAGCTCTTCCTTGGCAACCGTCTCGGTATGCACGATGTCCGGGCCGTCGGCGAGGCGCAGGGTGCGGGCCTGGGCGTACATCATGGCCAGCGGCGTGTCCTGACTGACCCCAGCGCCGCCGAACACCTGAATGGCCCGGTCGATGACTTTCAGCGCCACGTTGGGGGCCACGACCTTGATGGCCGCGATCTGGCCACGGGCTTCCTTGTTGCCCACGGTGTCCATCATGTGCGCGGCCTGCAGGGTCAGCAGCCGGGCCTGGTCGATTTCCATACGGCTGTGGGCGATGGCTTCACGCACGTGCTGGTGCCCGGCCAGTGGTTTGCCGAAAGCGACGCGCTGTGAGGACCGCTCGATCATCAGGCCCAGGGCGCGCTCGGCCTGCCCGATCAGGCGCATGCAGTGGTGGATCCGCCCCGGCCCCAGGCGGCCCTGAGCGATCTCGAAGCCGCGGCCTTCGCCCAGCAGCATGTTGCTGGCCGGCACGCGCACATTCTCGAAGGTCATCTCGGCGTGCCCGTGCGGCGCGTCGTCGTACCCGAAGACCGTCATCATGCGCTCGGTGGTGACCCCGGGCGTATCCATCGGGACCAGGATCATGGACTGCTGCAGGTGACGCTCGGCCGACGGGTCAGTCTTGCCCATAAAAATGCTGATGGTGCAGCGCGGATCACCAGCGCCGCTGGTCCACCACTTGCGCCCGTTGATGACGTACTCGTCGCCGTCACGCACGATGCTGGCCTGAATGTTGGTGGCGTCACTGCTGGCGACTTCCGGCTCGGTCATGGAAAAAGCGCTG contains the following coding sequences:
- a CDS encoding SDR family oxidoreductase, with translation MAFQNRVVVVTGSASGIGLALATQFAAEGAVVVASDLNAEQGAAKAAELGARFVPADVGQEAGVQGLIEDVLAAEGRIDVFCSNAGIAVGNGLEPLDRLWDLSWRVNFMSHVWAARHLLPHMLERGEGTLLNTVSAAGLLTEVHSAPYAVTKHEAMAFAEWLAITYGDRGIRVSALCPEWVQTPLIENAPHLQEAAISADEVAHAALDGLQQGQFLITTHPMTLKAFQSRANTHDRWLGRVRMLAQQTQEQLAGREAFPDKYTQGE
- a CDS encoding acyl-CoA dehydrogenase family protein — its product is MTLFDVSPRVRDLHGRLTAFMDAHIYPNEAEFHRQVNEGNRWEHVQLIEDLKPKAQAEGLWNLFLPPSSDPDGKYGGGLTNLEYARLCEVMGQVWWAPEVFNCNAPDTGNMEVLARYGTPEQKAQWLTPLLNGEIRSAFSMTEPEVASSDATNIQASIVRDGDEYVINGRKWWTSGAGDPRCTISIFMGKTDPSAERHLQQSMILVPMDTPGVTTERMMTVFGYDDAPHGHAEMTFENVRVPASNMLLGEGRGFEIAQGRLGPGRIHHCMRLIGQAERALGLMIERSSQRVAFGKPLAGHQHVREAIAHSRMEIDQARLLTLQAAHMMDTVGNKEARGQIAAIKVVAPNVALKVIDRAIQVFGGAGVSQDTPLAMMYAQARTLRLADGPDIVHTETVAKEELRRHGVSMRRG
- a CDS encoding SDR family oxidoreductase; the protein is MDFHNKVIVVTGAASGIGLALATRFVAEGATVVASDRNEGLGAQKAADIGARFVPADVAQEAGVQGLIKDVLATEGRIDLFCSNAGIAIGEGPETEDRHWDLIQRVNLMSHVWAARHVLPHMLERGEGHLLNTASAAGLLTELHSAPYAVTKHAALALAEWLAITYGDRGIKVACLCPEGVWTPMIQNAPILQQTAISTDELVEKTLAVLRADGFLITTHETTLKSFQNKANNYDEWISKMRHLRTKAMALLSGQAAYSGDARP